A window of Lujinxingia sediminis contains these coding sequences:
- a CDS encoding CPBP family intramembrane glutamic endopeptidase has protein sequence MTPDEKRILYWRPIALFVAAFIGLNLFGAFGYLASLNTYVVLILSQVLVVLGIALAYRRFVATNAPGWPRLSPRGLSPLALVLTILAAVTLGFFSNLLGALIVELVPGMREIAENYQQTVEDLLLPDDAFSQILGAVAVALVAPICEEFLFRATILPELARTRRARNAIILNGILFGAMHANPMAFIPLSIVGIFLAHLTLSSGGVFLAILAHAALNTANGVVLPRIAHLADTTPEDAGLLSTLKALALITPLAIFFWWSIHRELKRISPSSSPDSSPSP, from the coding sequence ATGACCCCCGACGAAAAACGCATCCTCTACTGGCGCCCGATCGCCCTCTTCGTGGCCGCGTTCATCGGCCTCAACCTCTTCGGGGCCTTCGGCTACCTTGCCAGCCTCAACACCTACGTCGTCCTCATCCTCTCGCAGGTCCTGGTCGTCCTGGGAATCGCCCTGGCATACCGGCGTTTTGTGGCAACCAACGCCCCCGGCTGGCCGCGCCTCTCCCCCCGCGGCCTCTCCCCGCTGGCACTCGTCCTCACCATTTTGGCTGCCGTCACCCTGGGATTCTTCTCCAACCTCCTGGGGGCGCTGATCGTCGAACTCGTCCCCGGCATGCGTGAGATCGCCGAGAACTACCAACAAACCGTCGAAGATCTCCTCCTCCCCGACGATGCCTTCTCGCAGATTCTGGGCGCTGTGGCCGTAGCTCTGGTCGCCCCCATCTGCGAAGAGTTCCTCTTCCGTGCCACCATCCTCCCCGAGCTTGCCCGCACGCGACGAGCCCGCAACGCCATCATCCTCAACGGCATCCTCTTCGGCGCTATGCACGCCAACCCCATGGCGTTTATCCCCCTCTCCATCGTGGGCATTTTTCTGGCACATCTCACCCTGAGCAGCGGCGGCGTCTTCCTGGCCATCCTCGCCCACGCCGCCCTCAATACCGCTAACGGCGTCGTCCTCCCCCGCATCGCCCACCTTGCCGACACCACCCCCGAAGACGCCGGTCTGCTCAGCACCCTGAAAGCCCTGGCCCTGATCACCCCGCTGGCCATCTTCTTCTGGTGGTCGATTCATCGCGAACTCAAGCGAATCTCGCCGAGTTCATCCCCTGACTCGTCCCCTTCCCCCTAA
- a CDS encoding HesB/IscA family protein, which produces MIGITPLAADKARKMMVDNNLSPEANNGIRIGVKSGGCSGLNYVLDIVDSPADNDRVFERNGVKIFCDPRSYLYLNGTEIDFEDSVMGGGFKFNNPNARRSCGCGTSFAV; this is translated from the coding sequence ATGATCGGCATCACTCCCCTGGCGGCCGACAAGGCCCGCAAAATGATGGTGGACAATAACCTCTCCCCCGAGGCCAACAACGGCATCCGCATCGGTGTCAAATCCGGCGGTTGCTCCGGTCTCAACTACGTCCTCGACATCGTCGACAGCCCCGCTGACAACGATCGCGTCTTTGAACGCAACGGCGTCAAGATCTTCTGTGACCCCCGCAGCTACCTCTACCTCAACGGCACCGAGATCGACTTTGAAGACTCCGTGATGGGCGGGGGCTTCAAATTCAACAATCCCAACGCCCGCCGCTCCTGCGGCTGCGGAACGAGTTTCGCGGTCTGA
- a CDS encoding FHA domain-containing protein — protein sequence MTRPKSNDCSPRHAVVKRTSSPFDLDVLRGWSEERDPALASPHALSALATLHQRDASNTPIASYPIFGPAILLGRFHSQHSPVDLLLDSLQDHQTYRLGSPHAHLEWLPSGQWGVQALAPQSPTLLNDERIDTLATARELRAGDRITLGVTTFEFEPHDITREHHQHQLDTLLTSCRPPALFLMRSGAPAGPCHPLDPQRSLTLGRSYPPARVLPNSHHWPPRPEHFWDLSGLPDIERKFVAFQHARLFFKEQRWHIEPLSTRQRTYVNRIPINVPTALEPGDELGLGSALFHLQLPTTHVLPRRNITPPRPINWSEGHPPAEDPQR from the coding sequence ATGACCCGGCCGAAGTCCAACGATTGCTCCCCACGACACGCCGTCGTCAAGCGCACATCGAGCCCTTTTGACCTCGACGTGTTGCGCGGCTGGTCCGAAGAACGCGATCCGGCTCTTGCCAGCCCCCATGCCCTCTCCGCTCTGGCCACCCTTCACCAACGTGACGCTTCCAACACTCCCATCGCCTCCTATCCCATCTTCGGCCCGGCGATCTTACTGGGGCGCTTTCACTCGCAACACTCCCCGGTCGATCTTCTCTTGGACAGCCTCCAGGACCACCAGACGTACCGCCTCGGCTCCCCCCACGCCCATCTCGAATGGCTCCCCTCCGGCCAATGGGGTGTTCAAGCGCTCGCTCCTCAATCCCCCACCCTCCTCAACGACGAACGCATCGACACCCTGGCGACCGCCCGCGAACTGCGAGCCGGCGACCGCATCACGCTCGGTGTAACGACCTTCGAGTTCGAACCTCACGACATCACGCGGGAGCACCACCAGCACCAACTCGACACGCTTCTCACCAGCTGCCGCCCGCCGGCGCTTTTTTTGATGCGTAGTGGCGCGCCCGCCGGCCCCTGCCACCCTCTCGATCCACAACGCTCCTTAACCCTGGGACGCTCCTACCCCCCGGCCAGAGTTCTGCCCAACTCCCACCACTGGCCCCCTCGGCCGGAGCACTTCTGGGACCTGAGCGGCTTGCCGGACATCGAGCGAAAGTTCGTCGCCTTCCAACACGCACGCCTCTTCTTTAAAGAGCAACGCTGGCATATCGAACCTCTCTCAACTCGCCAGCGCACCTACGTTAACCGCATTCCCATCAACGTCCCGACGGCGCTGGAGCCCGGCGACGAGCTCGGCCTTGGCTCCGCCCTCTTCCACCTCCAACTCCCCACAACCCACGTTCTTCCCCGGCGCAACATCACCCCTCCACGCCCCATCAACTGGAGCGAAGGACACCCCCCGGCTGAGGATCCTCAACGATGA
- the egtB gene encoding ergothioneine biosynthesis protein EgtB has product MRGDTSRSPVLDRRPDIDATVARFRDVRGTTERLAEPIPAEDQVVQSMADASPTKWHRAHTSWFFETFVLAPHLPGYQPFHPRFALLFNSYYQGAGPQYPRHLRGTLGRPTCDEIARYRRHVDSAVEHLFASHPDRLDDVTPLIEVGLEHERQHQELLLTDIKHALATHPLQPAYNDLSEAPHQEPMPLRWRSYSGGVYRIGHSDTLKTFAFDNERPRHGVFLEPFALADRLMTNGEVLNFIEDGGYDDPRWWLSAGWDLVQREGWRSPLYWQNIDEQWHTFTLGGPRQLRLDEPACHLSFFEADAYARWAGARLPTEAEWEVACAELPLHGNLLESKALHPRPAPEASSNALRQTFGDVWEWTASPYSPYPGFEPWSATLGEYNGKFMCNQFVLRGGSCLTATDHIRPTYRNFFPPQARWQCTGIRLAR; this is encoded by the coding sequence ATGCGTGGGGACACATCCCGCTCGCCGGTCCTCGATCGGCGGCCTGATATCGACGCCACCGTCGCGCGCTTTCGTGACGTGCGAGGCACCACCGAACGCCTCGCCGAACCGATCCCGGCCGAAGATCAGGTCGTTCAGTCCATGGCCGATGCCAGCCCCACCAAATGGCATCGCGCCCACACAAGCTGGTTCTTTGAAACCTTTGTCCTGGCACCCCACCTGCCCGGCTACCAGCCTTTCCATCCTCGCTTCGCCCTGCTCTTTAACTCCTATTATCAGGGCGCCGGACCTCAATACCCACGCCACCTCCGGGGCACCCTGGGCCGCCCTACCTGCGACGAGATCGCCCGCTACCGTCGCCACGTCGACAGCGCCGTTGAGCATCTTTTTGCCTCTCACCCCGACCGCCTGGACGATGTCACTCCCTTGATCGAAGTCGGCCTGGAACACGAGCGTCAGCATCAAGAACTCTTACTCACCGATATCAAACACGCGCTCGCCACACATCCGCTCCAACCCGCCTACAACGACCTGAGCGAGGCCCCACACCAGGAACCCATGCCTCTGCGCTGGCGATCCTACAGCGGTGGCGTCTACCGCATCGGGCACTCCGATACCCTCAAAACCTTCGCCTTCGACAACGAGCGCCCCCGCCACGGCGTCTTCCTGGAGCCCTTTGCCCTTGCCGACCGTCTCATGACCAACGGCGAAGTACTCAACTTCATCGAGGACGGCGGCTACGATGACCCGCGCTGGTGGCTCTCCGCCGGCTGGGACCTCGTTCAGCGCGAAGGCTGGCGCTCCCCCCTCTACTGGCAGAACATCGACGAGCAGTGGCACACCTTCACCCTCGGCGGCCCGCGCCAACTCCGCCTCGATGAACCCGCCTGCCACCTGAGCTTCTTCGAGGCCGACGCCTACGCGCGCTGGGCCGGAGCCCGTCTCCCTACCGAGGCCGAATGGGAGGTCGCCTGCGCAGAGCTCCCCCTCCACGGCAACCTCCTGGAGAGCAAGGCACTTCACCCCCGCCCCGCCCCTGAAGCCTCCTCCAACGCGCTCCGACAAACCTTCGGCGACGTCTGGGAGTGGACCGCCAGCCCTTACTCCCCCTACCCCGGCTTTGAGCCCTGGTCGGCAACCCTGGGCGAGTACAACGGCAAGTTCATGTGCAACCAATTCGTCTTACGCGGTGGCTCCTGCCTGACCGCGACGGACCATATCCGACCGACCTATCGAAACTTTTTTCCGCCTCAGGCCCGCTGGCAATGCACCGGCATTCGTCTGGCCCGCTGA
- a CDS encoding CRTAC1 family protein: MHTISLRLTSIALLVSATLPAFSCSSGPAACADDDVACQLNIAPVCETSSSAWSPGTPIFKDVSEQAGTPALGAVGTRISVADVNHDGLPDILARRPGGASDDFSEEGTRHTWLLINRGDGTFEDATESSGLLATRTPSDPPRPVETVAFGDVNNDGFLDVVTAFTNTSSPLSDQGAEVMLGDGQGGFTLGPVSLALQKAGELSVRGGLSLTDIDRDGNLDLWIANGAAGADGPQQDQLLKGDGQGAFADITAEAGLTTEPWTIGALNEARAHSNAWSGAACDLNNDGTPELLAASYGRAPNHLWLGSQTNGNLAFTNHAILSGYAFDDRTDWSDNESARCFCKLNRSAQDCAEVPDPRVVCESQADILRWNHAQDRNPFRLGGNSGTTLCADLNNDGHLDLFTTEIVHWDVGSSSDPSEILYNTGGDTLRFERPGPEFTGLDRPRQTTFDDGDITAATLDFDNDGRLDILIASTDYPGTRAHLYHQQPDATFVLVSPEEGIDLTSAHGVATADFNRDGALDLVVGHSRNRCSSGDHCRESAHVRIFENTLPPDNWLQIQLEGAPGINTSAIGAHITLTTPDHTQLAEVQGGHGHYGMQNDLTQHFGLGDHCQAEVTVRWPDAELTTETYTLPAGYRFVLSPGAPPRVAP; the protein is encoded by the coding sequence ATGCACACCATCTCCCTGCGCCTTACCAGCATCGCGCTACTCGTAAGCGCCACGCTCCCCGCCTTCTCCTGCTCCTCCGGCCCGGCCGCATGCGCCGACGACGACGTCGCCTGCCAGCTCAACATCGCTCCGGTCTGCGAGACGTCCAGCTCCGCCTGGTCGCCTGGCACCCCGATCTTCAAAGACGTCTCCGAGCAGGCCGGCACACCCGCCCTTGGGGCGGTCGGCACCCGCATCTCTGTGGCCGATGTCAACCACGATGGCCTGCCCGACATCCTGGCGCGCCGCCCCGGCGGCGCCTCCGACGACTTCTCCGAAGAAGGCACCCGCCACACCTGGCTGCTTATCAACCGGGGCGACGGCACCTTCGAAGACGCCACCGAATCCTCCGGACTCCTCGCCACCCGCACCCCCTCCGACCCGCCACGCCCCGTTGAGACCGTCGCCTTCGGCGACGTCAACAACGATGGCTTCCTCGATGTGGTCACCGCCTTCACCAACACGTCCTCGCCACTCTCCGACCAGGGCGCCGAAGTGATGCTCGGCGACGGCCAGGGCGGCTTTACGCTGGGTCCTGTCTCACTCGCGCTGCAGAAGGCCGGAGAGCTCAGCGTACGTGGCGGCCTCTCACTCACTGACATCGACCGCGATGGCAACCTCGACCTCTGGATCGCCAACGGTGCCGCCGGCGCCGACGGCCCTCAGCAAGACCAGCTTCTCAAAGGCGACGGCCAGGGCGCCTTTGCCGACATCACCGCCGAGGCAGGCCTTACCACCGAGCCCTGGACGATCGGTGCCCTCAACGAAGCCCGCGCCCACTCCAACGCCTGGTCCGGCGCGGCCTGCGACCTCAACAACGACGGCACCCCCGAGCTCCTCGCCGCCTCCTACGGCCGCGCCCCCAACCACCTCTGGCTCGGCTCCCAAACCAACGGCAATCTCGCCTTCACCAACCACGCCATCCTCTCAGGCTACGCCTTCGACGATCGCACCGACTGGAGCGACAACGAGTCCGCACGCTGCTTCTGCAAACTCAACCGCAGCGCACAAGACTGCGCCGAGGTCCCCGATCCCCGCGTAGTCTGTGAATCCCAGGCCGACATCCTGCGCTGGAACCACGCCCAGGATCGCAACCCCTTCCGCCTTGGCGGAAACAGCGGCACCACCCTCTGCGCCGACCTCAACAACGACGGCCACCTCGATCTTTTCACCACCGAGATCGTGCACTGGGACGTCGGCTCCTCATCCGACCCCTCCGAGATCCTCTACAACACCGGCGGCGACACACTCCGCTTTGAGCGCCCTGGTCCTGAGTTCACCGGCCTCGACCGTCCGCGCCAGACAACCTTCGACGACGGCGACATCACCGCCGCCACACTCGACTTCGACAACGACGGCCGCCTCGACATCCTCATCGCCTCCACCGACTACCCCGGCACCCGCGCGCACCTCTACCACCAGCAACCCGACGCCACCTTCGTGCTCGTCAGCCCCGAAGAGGGCATCGACCTGACCAGCGCCCACGGTGTGGCCACCGCGGACTTCAACCGCGACGGCGCCCTCGATCTGGTCGTCGGCCACTCCCGAAACCGCTGCTCCTCCGGCGACCACTGCCGGGAGTCCGCTCACGTGCGCATCTTCGAGAACACACTTCCCCCCGACAACTGGCTGCAAATCCAACTCGAAGGAGCCCCTGGCATCAACACAAGCGCCATCGGTGCCCACATCACCCTCACAACCCCCGACCACACTCAACTCGCGGAGGTCCAGGGCGGCCACGGCCACTACGGCATGCAAAACGATCTCACGCAGCATTTCGGCCTGGGCGACCACTGTCAGGCCGAGGTCACCGTGCGCTGGCCCGACGCCGAGCTCACCACCGAGACCTACACCCTTCCGGCCGGCTATCGTTTCGTGCTGAGCCCCGGAGCACCTCCCAGGGTCGCCCCCTGA
- a CDS encoding class I SAM-dependent rRNA methyltransferase yields MGEKMGKSLTFLVPMEGEEQRTPVGQWVRRAWPQGTGEQVEALFAAGEVQVNGATCFKATQIVGFGAKVEVEVGDGEEVYGLPEAEALLWGDGWVVVEKPVGMAGAINPEDPMDPVLFLADMLGVDRQGFTPVWEAPSNAGGPWLLATSASRAEGLEAKLWRGEVQQTWVAIVPRPLHATGVWEASGAKVSYAITMTWEGLAEVQLSVEFGEAPERGIYQGVLEALARGGSPVLGDVERGGYAVEGGVRLRLGALFGGEDFANSWPSLRSWRPSIPVCPTPQAFKKGVKVTTAVGTLEVSGKSLEFLEAGKHPWVLRDRHTGSIDGMEPGAPVRLVGPKGPSKVYAVVDGTGEIVARYWGDEAEAAEKIDEEVGLRVDEAVARRGALYRELGQTDVFRVVHGEADGLPGVLVDQMGSVMRVTITGRCGRGLAPAVYEALAAHDRDAMILSVEHMRDVREAEGKLPRAEVVRRGGGYLKPGGSLVVKESGLKYRVEPWEGIDVGFFADQRDNRLEAQRRAGEGQRWLNLFCHTGAFSVALAKVGAATVNVDLSRRYLRWLDENLQLNGLGVEGHQNEAMDARDYLKQAVDAGELFDGIIVDPPTAAAGSGAFWSVRRDYQAVLADCFSVLKPGGSMLVCRNDRKRNVELKELVRAAAEDVGREVGDWQEAGPGKDYPQRKGFVEGDSFEGGWVRCN; encoded by the coding sequence ATGGGTGAGAAGATGGGAAAGAGCCTGACGTTTTTGGTGCCGATGGAGGGGGAGGAGCAGCGCACGCCGGTGGGGCAGTGGGTGCGGCGGGCCTGGCCGCAGGGTACTGGTGAGCAGGTTGAGGCACTTTTTGCGGCAGGGGAGGTGCAGGTCAATGGGGCGACCTGTTTTAAGGCCACTCAGATCGTGGGGTTTGGGGCAAAGGTCGAGGTTGAGGTTGGCGATGGGGAGGAGGTCTACGGGCTGCCGGAGGCCGAGGCGTTGCTGTGGGGCGATGGGTGGGTGGTGGTGGAGAAGCCGGTGGGTATGGCCGGGGCCATTAACCCGGAAGATCCGATGGATCCGGTGCTCTTTCTGGCGGATATGCTGGGGGTCGATCGGCAGGGTTTTACGCCGGTGTGGGAGGCTCCGAGTAACGCGGGCGGGCCGTGGCTTCTGGCGACGAGTGCGTCGCGAGCCGAGGGGTTGGAGGCGAAGTTATGGCGGGGTGAGGTTCAGCAGACGTGGGTGGCGATTGTGCCGCGGCCGCTGCATGCCACCGGGGTATGGGAGGCATCGGGGGCGAAGGTCAGCTATGCGATCACGATGACGTGGGAGGGGCTGGCGGAGGTTCAGCTGAGCGTTGAGTTTGGAGAGGCCCCGGAGCGGGGCATCTATCAGGGGGTGCTTGAAGCGCTGGCCCGGGGGGGCTCGCCAGTGCTGGGGGATGTGGAGCGGGGCGGTTATGCAGTGGAGGGCGGGGTGAGGTTGAGGCTGGGTGCCCTCTTTGGTGGGGAGGATTTTGCGAACAGCTGGCCGAGCTTGCGTTCATGGCGGCCGTCGATTCCGGTGTGTCCGACGCCACAGGCGTTTAAAAAGGGTGTGAAGGTGACGACGGCGGTCGGGACGCTCGAGGTGTCGGGCAAAAGTCTGGAGTTTCTTGAGGCAGGTAAGCATCCCTGGGTATTGCGCGATCGCCATACGGGCTCGATCGACGGGATGGAGCCCGGGGCACCTGTGCGCCTGGTGGGGCCGAAGGGGCCCTCGAAGGTGTATGCGGTGGTTGATGGCACTGGCGAGATCGTGGCGCGCTACTGGGGCGATGAGGCCGAGGCCGCCGAGAAGATCGACGAAGAGGTGGGACTGCGAGTCGATGAGGCGGTGGCCAGGCGCGGGGCGTTGTACCGAGAGCTGGGTCAAACCGATGTGTTCCGGGTGGTGCACGGGGAGGCCGACGGGTTGCCGGGGGTGCTGGTCGACCAGATGGGCAGTGTGATGAGGGTGACGATCACCGGGCGCTGTGGGCGCGGGCTGGCCCCGGCGGTGTATGAGGCGCTGGCGGCTCATGACCGGGACGCGATGATTCTTTCGGTAGAGCATATGCGCGATGTGCGTGAGGCCGAGGGGAAGTTGCCCCGGGCCGAGGTGGTACGGCGCGGCGGGGGATATTTGAAGCCGGGGGGAAGTCTCGTGGTCAAGGAGTCGGGGCTTAAGTACCGGGTGGAGCCCTGGGAGGGGATCGACGTGGGCTTTTTTGCCGACCAACGCGACAATCGCCTGGAGGCGCAGCGACGTGCCGGTGAGGGACAGCGCTGGCTTAACCTCTTCTGCCACACCGGCGCGTTCAGCGTGGCGCTGGCGAAGGTCGGGGCAGCGACGGTGAATGTGGACCTTTCCAGACGCTATCTGCGCTGGCTCGATGAGAATCTCCAACTCAACGGGTTGGGGGTGGAGGGGCACCAGAATGAGGCGATGGATGCGCGCGACTATTTAAAGCAGGCGGTCGATGCCGGAGAGCTCTTTGACGGGATCATTGTCGATCCGCCGACAGCAGCCGCAGGCAGCGGGGCGTTCTGGTCGGTACGTCGGGACTATCAGGCGGTGCTGGCAGATTGTTTTTCGGTGCTCAAGCCGGGCGGCTCAATGCTGGTGTGTCGAAACGATCGCAAACGCAACGTCGAGCTTAAGGAGCTTGTGCGGGCGGCGGCGGAGGACGTCGGGCGGGAGGTGGGCGATTGGCAGGAGGCCGGTCCGGGGAAGGATTATCCGCAGAGGAAAGGGTTTGTGGAGGGGGATTCGTTTGAGGGGGGATGGGTGCGGTGTAATTGA
- the egtD gene encoding L-histidine N(alpha)-methyltransferase yields the protein MSLDTTPFPSPASRFLADVVDGLTRSQKYLPCKYLYDDRGSQLFNAICELPEYYPTRTELALTERFAPEIAQRIGESANLIELGAGSGTKTRALLAHLEDPAAYIPVDISSHELSRCVRAISSQFPQLTVKPVVADYTGDWSLPRLARSARSLFYFPGSTIGNFEPAAARDFLAQKAALAGNDGALLIGVDLKKDPAILEAAYNDRAGITAEFNLNLLRRINRELNADFALHDFRHQAVYNAEEGRVEMHLISVRDQQIALPGHTIEFQKGESIITEHSYKYAIQEFARLAEDSHWRTRSFWIDPDGLFSLWYLETTEMH from the coding sequence ATGAGCCTTGATACCACCCCCTTCCCCTCCCCAGCATCGCGCTTCCTTGCGGACGTCGTCGATGGTCTGACTCGTTCTCAAAAATACCTGCCCTGCAAATACCTCTATGACGATCGCGGCTCCCAGCTTTTTAACGCCATCTGCGAGCTTCCCGAGTATTACCCCACACGCACCGAACTCGCCCTCACCGAACGCTTCGCCCCGGAGATCGCTCAGCGCATCGGCGAGAGCGCAAATCTCATTGAACTCGGCGCTGGTAGTGGAACTAAAACACGGGCGCTGCTCGCACACCTCGAAGATCCGGCCGCCTACATCCCGGTTGATATCTCCTCGCATGAGCTCTCACGCTGCGTGCGCGCGATCTCCTCACAGTTCCCCCAACTCACCGTGAAGCCGGTCGTGGCCGACTATACCGGAGACTGGTCCTTGCCTCGCCTGGCCCGAAGCGCCCGCTCGCTCTTCTACTTTCCCGGCTCCACCATCGGTAACTTTGAGCCGGCCGCAGCGCGCGACTTCCTCGCCCAGAAAGCCGCCCTCGCCGGCAATGACGGCGCCCTGCTCATCGGCGTCGATCTCAAAAAAGACCCCGCCATTCTCGAAGCCGCCTACAATGACCGCGCCGGCATCACCGCTGAGTTCAACCTCAACCTGCTGCGGCGCATCAACCGCGAGCTCAACGCCGACTTCGCGCTGCACGACTTCCGCCACCAGGCCGTCTACAACGCCGAGGAAGGTCGCGTCGAAATGCACCTGATCAGCGTCCGCGACCAGCAAATCGCCCTGCCCGGTCACACCATCGAGTTCCAAAAGGGCGAGTCCATCATCACGGAACATTCCTACAAATACGCCATCCAGGAGTTCGCAAGACTCGCGGAAGACTCCCACTGGCGCACCCGCTCATTCTGGATCGACCCCGACGGCCTTTTCAGCCTCTGGTATCTGGAGACCACAGAGATGCACTGA
- a CDS encoding PP2C family protein-serine/threonine phosphatase, whose protein sequence is MSARPDPPIAILPSEPDAPTASILQGSNAQPYLRWSGPADWLHDVREAFAPPGHPCLPSTTDVRDETSLALKLPSPDAQPFDAWAWRNLADHKAVDALLNLTRAIQQLHHRGWTLRGLRTEDLLLDTSRGTLLIAAAPRLAPMPRTPDNETIWRDIRVFAKLAYENFLGHEYPGGHHLVTLLQDRNALRDVGLTHPALPQLLAGCVTPYGDLAYRHTDELLGGLTHLRTELTRPLQLEIASRSTQGNYLFRQNNQDSCGHILLDTVCDSQTHRMGFFCVADGIGGIQDGAAASTAAVRAACAAFMRAWEHAPPHDILNAPTELARAIARVTSQHLALYGEFSPDQNRGGTTFTGLVIAGEYAGLCHVGDSRAWLLRDQHLFTLSEDHTLANIFEKLDHIPSPAERDASHRTIARFLSTGTELDDARIDTFRNDLPDLLNQPDLPSRGLRLQDGDLLILTTDGAHGELSNKDLHSLARTHYNAPDALCEAIVHNALTRVGKDNSTAMVIRLSRRTSA, encoded by the coding sequence ATGAGCGCCAGGCCAGACCCTCCGATCGCAATCCTGCCCTCCGAGCCCGATGCGCCCACCGCCTCCATCCTTCAGGGCTCAAACGCTCAGCCCTACCTGCGCTGGTCGGGACCCGCTGACTGGCTCCATGACGTCCGCGAGGCTTTCGCTCCTCCGGGGCACCCATGCCTCCCATCAACCACAGACGTACGCGACGAAACATCCCTCGCTCTCAAACTTCCTTCCCCGGACGCTCAACCCTTCGACGCCTGGGCCTGGCGAAACCTCGCCGACCACAAGGCTGTCGACGCTCTCCTGAACCTCACCCGCGCCATTCAACAACTTCATCACCGTGGATGGACACTTCGAGGCCTGCGCACAGAAGATCTCCTCCTCGACACCTCTCGCGGCACCCTCCTGATCGCCGCTGCTCCTCGCCTCGCGCCCATGCCGCGAACCCCCGACAATGAGACCATCTGGCGCGACATCCGCGTCTTCGCCAAACTCGCCTACGAGAACTTCCTCGGCCACGAGTATCCCGGAGGCCATCACCTGGTCACCCTTCTCCAGGACCGCAACGCCCTGCGCGACGTTGGCCTCACACACCCGGCTCTCCCCCAGCTGCTCGCCGGCTGTGTCACCCCCTACGGCGACCTCGCCTACCGCCACACCGACGAACTCCTCGGCGGCCTCACACACCTGCGCACTGAACTCACACGCCCCTTGCAACTCGAAATCGCCTCGCGCTCCACCCAGGGAAACTACCTCTTCCGTCAAAACAACCAGGACAGCTGCGGGCACATCCTCCTCGACACGGTCTGCGATTCCCAGACCCACCGCATGGGATTTTTCTGTGTCGCCGACGGCATCGGAGGCATCCAGGACGGTGCAGCCGCCAGCACCGCCGCCGTACGCGCGGCCTGCGCCGCCTTCATGCGCGCCTGGGAGCACGCCCCACCCCATGACATCCTCAACGCCCCCACCGAGCTTGCCCGTGCGATCGCCCGCGTCACAAGCCAACATCTGGCCCTTTACGGCGAATTCTCCCCCGATCAAAACCGCGGCGGCACAACCTTCACCGGTCTGGTCATCGCTGGCGAATACGCTGGCCTCTGCCACGTCGGCGACTCCCGCGCCTGGCTGCTACGCGACCAACACCTCTTCACTCTCTCCGAAGATCACACCCTGGCCAACATCTTCGAAAAACTCGACCACATCCCCTCACCTGCCGAACGCGACGCCAGCCATCGCACCATCGCCCGCTTCCTGAGCACCGGCACCGAACTTGACGACGCCCGCATCGACACCTTCAGAAACGACCTCCCGGACCTCCTCAACCAGCCCGATCTTCCCTCCCGCGGGCTTCGCCTCCAGGACGGCGACCTCCTCATCTTGACCACCGATGGCGCACACGGCGAGCTGAGCAACAAAGATTTACATTCCCTCGCCCGGACCCACTACAACGCTCCAGACGCCCTCTGCGAAGCCATCGTCCACAACGCCCTCACACGCGTCGGAAAAGACAACAGCACCGCCATGGTGATCCGCCTGAGCCGACGCACATCAGCCTGA